Proteins encoded within one genomic window of Hevea brasiliensis isolate MT/VB/25A 57/8 chromosome 8, ASM3005281v1, whole genome shotgun sequence:
- the LOC110656465 gene encoding putative zinc finger A20 and AN1 domain-containing stress-associated protein 8 has translation MESQHNMDPPLCANGCGFYGSVQNLNLCSKCYKEYQKQEHAIKVVTSSISQPSLAAETVVDSSIDEAASTSTKNRCTSCNKRLGLMGFNCRCGNVYCRSHRYPEAHACTVDYKGLGRQLLIKQNPLLKADKLQDRI, from the coding sequence atggAGTCACAACACAACATGGATCCACCGCTCTGCGCTAATGGCTGCGGCTTCTATGGATCAGTACAGAATCTGAATTTATGCTCCAAGTGTTATAAAGAATACCAAAAGCAAGAACATGCAATAAAAGTGGTGACTTCCTCCATATCCCAGCCTTCTTTGGCAGCTGAAACTGTTGTAGATTCAAGTATTGATGAAGCTGCTTCAACAAGCACGAAGAATCGGTGCACTAGCTGCAACAAGAGGCTAGGATTAATGGGGTTCAACTGCCGTTGTGGGAATGTGTATTGCAGGTCGCATAGATACCCTGAAGCCCATGCATGTACAGTCGATTATAAAGGACTTGGCCGTCAGCTTTTAATCAAGCAAAATCCACTTCTCAAGGCTGATAAATTGCAAGACAGGATCTAG
- the LOC110656039 gene encoding beta carbonic anhydrase 5, chloroplastic isoform X2, with product MRSLKLKASMETPGLTREPKSDKLESPVVTKNGSKLFDEMKLRFLSFKKHKYMENLEHFENLAKGQAPKFMVIACADSRVCPSSILGFQPGEAFVVRNVANMVPSYESGPSETNAALEFAVNSLKVENILVIGHSCCGGIRALMSMHDDVETSSFIGSWVVVGMNARLRTKAAASNLSFDRQCRHCEKESVNCSLGNLLTYPWIEEKVRNGELSIHGGYYDFVDCTFEKWTLDYNASNWKEEGGKVATKNRTFWC from the exons ATGCGAA GCCTGAAATTGAAGGCTTCAATGGAGACTCCAGGGCTGACCAGGGAACCTAAAAGTGACAAGCTGGAGAGCCCTGTGGTAACTAAAAATGGTAGCAAGTTATTTGATGAGATGAAACTACGTTTTTTGAGTTTCAAAAAGCATAAATACAT GGAAAACCTGGAACATTTTGAAAATCTTGCCAAGGGTCAAGCACCTAAG TTTATGGTGATTGCTTGTGCAGACTCCAGGGTTTGCCCCTCAAGCATCCTGGGATTCCAACCAGGAGAAGCATTTGTGGTACGCAATGTTGCAAATATGGTCCCCTCATATGAG AGTGGACCATCAGAGACAAATGCTGCACTAGAATTTGCTGTAAATTCTCTTAAA GTTGAAAACATTTTAGTTATTGGCCACAGTTGCTGTGGAGGCATTCGTGCGCTAATGAGCATGCATGATGATGTAGAAACGAG TAGCTTCATTGGAAGTTGGGTGGTAGTTGGGATGAATGCAAGATTAAGAACAAAGGCTGCTGCCTCCAATCTCAGTTTTGACCGGCAGTGCAGACACTGTGAGAAG GAATCAGTCAACTGTTCATTGGGAAATCTCCTCACTTACCCATGGATAGAAGAAAAAGTGAGGAATGGTGAACTCTCCATTCACGGTGGCTACTATGACTTTGTTGACTGTACATTTGAGAAATGGACCTTGGATTACAATGCAAGCAATTGGAAGGAAGAAGGTGGCAAAGTTGCTACAAAAAACAGAACATTTTGGTGCTAA
- the LOC110656039 gene encoding beta carbonic anhydrase 5, chloroplastic isoform X1, with protein MALLSPAPSVSKEPLPCPPLMQATNSKILSLRAQTIFGSKGKLDGIEQTHLKLCTDANISGLKLKASMETPGLTREPKSDKLESPVVTKNGSKLFDEMKLRFLSFKKHKYMENLEHFENLAKGQAPKFMVIACADSRVCPSSILGFQPGEAFVVRNVANMVPSYESGPSETNAALEFAVNSLKVENILVIGHSCCGGIRALMSMHDDVETSSFIGSWVVVGMNARLRTKAAASNLSFDRQCRHCEKESVNCSLGNLLTYPWIEEKVRNGELSIHGGYYDFVDCTFEKWTLDYNASNWKEEGGKVATKNRTFWC; from the exons ATGGCACTTCTATCTCCAGCTCCCTCTGTTTCAAAGGAACCCTTGCCTTGTCCTCCCCTGATGCaagccaccaattccaaaattttatcATTGAGAGCACAGACA ATCTTTGGTTCTAAAGGGAAATTGGATGGAATTGAGCAGACCCATTTGAAATTGTGCACTGATGCGAA CATTTCAGGCCTGAAATTGAAGGCTTCAATGGAGACTCCAGGGCTGACCAGGGAACCTAAAAGTGACAAGCTGGAGAGCCCTGTGGTAACTAAAAATGGTAGCAAGTTATTTGATGAGATGAAACTACGTTTTTTGAGTTTCAAAAAGCATAAATACAT GGAAAACCTGGAACATTTTGAAAATCTTGCCAAGGGTCAAGCACCTAAG TTTATGGTGATTGCTTGTGCAGACTCCAGGGTTTGCCCCTCAAGCATCCTGGGATTCCAACCAGGAGAAGCATTTGTGGTACGCAATGTTGCAAATATGGTCCCCTCATATGAG AGTGGACCATCAGAGACAAATGCTGCACTAGAATTTGCTGTAAATTCTCTTAAA GTTGAAAACATTTTAGTTATTGGCCACAGTTGCTGTGGAGGCATTCGTGCGCTAATGAGCATGCATGATGATGTAGAAACGAG TAGCTTCATTGGAAGTTGGGTGGTAGTTGGGATGAATGCAAGATTAAGAACAAAGGCTGCTGCCTCCAATCTCAGTTTTGACCGGCAGTGCAGACACTGTGAGAAG GAATCAGTCAACTGTTCATTGGGAAATCTCCTCACTTACCCATGGATAGAAGAAAAAGTGAGGAATGGTGAACTCTCCATTCACGGTGGCTACTATGACTTTGTTGACTGTACATTTGAGAAATGGACCTTGGATTACAATGCAAGCAATTGGAAGGAAGAAGGTGGCAAAGTTGCTACAAAAAACAGAACATTTTGGTGCTAA
- the LOC110656457 gene encoding protein PELPK1-like, translating into MASSKCLIFAAFFIALSFEVGLAARHLQQLPPSVPNFPMPTLPPLPSVPTLPQPTLPTNPSLPNPTLPPLPSLPNVPKLALPPLPNIPTIPTIPTIPSIPFLSPPPVRVEARHLLETTFSEVPELPKPELPELPPLPKVELPPFPEVPTLPKPEIPTLPKPELPPFPHLPDELPKPTLPTIPTLPKDVTPPQSTTSP; encoded by the exons ATGGCTTCTTCCAAGTGCTTGATCTTTGCTGCATTCTTCATTGCTTTATCATTTGAAGTTGGCTTGGCTGCTCGTCATCTTCAGCAATTGCCACCTTCAGTACCAAATTTTCCAATGCCTACACTGCCACCATTGCCTAGTGTTCCAACTCTGCCACAGCCCACTTTGCCTACAAACCCATCTCTGCCTAACCCTACACTGCCTCCACTTCCAAGCTTGCCGAACGTTCCGAAGCTTGCCTTGCCTCCATTGCCGAACATCCCCACAATCCCCACTATCCCAACAATTCCTTCCATCCCATTCCTTTCTCCACCACCTG TCAGGGTAGAGGCGCGTCATCTCCTGGAGACAACATTTTCTGAGGTACCTGAGCTTCCTAAACCTGAATTGCCTGAGCTGCCACCACTGCCTAAGGTTGAGCTTCCACCATTTCCTGAAGTTCCAACCTTGCCAAAACCTGAAATTCCCACTCTGCCAAAACCTGAATTGCCGCCTTTTCCCCATCTTCCTGATGAGCTGCCCAAGCCCACATTGCCTACCATACCAACTCTTCCCAAGGACGTCACACCACCTCAGTCAACCACTAGTCCTTAA